The region AACCGCGCCCAAAGCTATGTAAGCCACTACGAGAACGACGAGTGGCAGGTGATGGAAAGTAGCTTAGGCAAGGTAACACAGGGCCCCTCCGCCGGCTCGCACCGTATCAGCCTGAGCGGGGTTAACTCCTTCTCCCCTTTTACTGTAGCCAGCAGCCAGTCAATGCCAGCGCCTCTGCCTGTTTCGCTGGCCAAGTTTACAGTAGCGAAACAGGGCATGGAGGTGCTGCTGCAGTGGGAAACGGCCTCGGAGCAAAACAACCATGGCTTTGACGTGGAGGTATCTGAGGATGGCAGCTACTTCAGGGCGCTTGGGTTTGTAAAGAGCAAGTCACCCAACTCAGTTCAGCGGCAACTTTATACTTACCATGATAAGGAGCCCGGTAAGTATGGGGCAAGGTACTACCGCCTGCGCCAGATCGACCTGGATGGCACCACCACCTACTCCTTCGTGAGAGCAGTAGATTTTGGGCAGTCCAAACTGTCCCTCTCAGTATACCCAAACCCCTTTTCAGAGATGGTTACGCTGGAGCTTGAAATGGAGAAAGAAGAGAACCTGATCGTGACCCTGACCGACACCAAAGGCAAGAAGCTCCTCCACAAATCTGTACTACTTCCGAAGGGCTCTACCAGGCTGCCGCTTAACCTGAGCGGGCTCAAAGACACATCTTTTTATATCCTGACGGCCCACATCGGGAATAAGACCTACCACTTTAAGCTGCTCAAGCAGTAATTATTCGTTACGAAAGAGTGCCAGGGGCAACTACAAACGAGCAGGTAACAAGTTACCTGCTCGTTCTGATTTTATTATCCCCTGCGTCGCTGCATTGCTCCTCCCCTTCCAGCTTTTCTTTAACAAAAGCTATCAGAATTACTTTTTAAGTTTATTTCAAAAATTTAGACTTAAAGTGCAATTAATCGTAAAAGGTACCCAAAGAGATATTTCTCAATAAGCCAGCAGTTAGGCAAAAAGCAGCTACGATAGCTGAACTGCTCCATATGTTGGCATACTATAAATCACGGGGAGCTTCATGTCTGAATTGAAATCACATTGGGATTGGGAGATTACGAGCGAAACCAGTTACTGGGGGACCAACCTAAGGGAGCTATGGTCTTTCCGTCACCTGATGGCTGGCTTGGTCAAAAGAAACTTTCTACTAAGATATCAGCAAACTATCCTGGGTCCTTTCTGGATCCTTTTCCCTCCGCTACTCACCTTAGCTACCTATGTAGTGGTGTTCGGTAAATTCGTTGGCATCTCGACCGGCACTTTGCCGCCCGTACTCTTTTACTTTTCGGGTATCATCCTGTGGAGCTTTTTCAGCGACTGCTTTACAGGTACAGCCACCACGTTTAAAGACAATGCCCACCTTTTCAGCAAGGTGTACTTCCCGCGCCTGGTGGTGCCACTTTCCGTGATAAGCACCCAGTTCTATAATTTTCTGATTCAACTCATGCTCCTGCTGTTGCTTGTCGCCTATTACTGGTGGTTCCAAGGCTTAAGCTCACCCATAAGTATGGTGGCCCTGCTCTGGTTCCCGGTAGTCGTTACCGCCACAGCGGTGCTTGCCCTGGGTATGGGGCTGTTTTTCTCGGTTCTCACAGCCAAATACCGGGATATGGGCTATATCATCAGTTTAGGGGTGCGCCTGCTCATGTATGTAACGCCTGTTATCTACCCTCTTTCCGCAGTTCCGGAAAAGGTGCGATGGATCGTCCGGCTAAATCCACTGGCGCAGTTATTTGAAGCGTTCCGCCTCTCGCTGCTGGGGGAAGGCACGGTTTCTTTTGTGCAGTTGCTGTATAGTGTGCTGTTTGCCGCTGCTTTCCTGAGCGTGGCGCTGCTGCTGTTTAACAAGCAGGGAGACAAACTGATAGACGTAGTATAGGGAGAAGGTATGTCAGAAAAGATCATCCAGGTGGAGAACATCTCCAAGCTATACCGGCTCGGAAGCATTGGCACCGGCTCCTTCCGTCAGGACCTGCAGTATTGGTGGAACCTATATGTGCTCGGTAAAAAGGACCCCTTCTTTCAGGTGAACAGCGCGGTGTTGCCTGATGCCAGAGCCGA is a window of Pontibacter kalidii DNA encoding:
- a CDS encoding ABC transporter permease, with the protein product MSELKSHWDWEITSETSYWGTNLRELWSFRHLMAGLVKRNFLLRYQQTILGPFWILFPPLLTLATYVVVFGKFVGISTGTLPPVLFYFSGIILWSFFSDCFTGTATTFKDNAHLFSKVYFPRLVVPLSVISTQFYNFLIQLMLLLLLVAYYWWFQGLSSPISMVALLWFPVVVTATAVLALGMGLFFSVLTAKYRDMGYIISLGVRLLMYVTPVIYPLSAVPEKVRWIVRLNPLAQLFEAFRLSLLGEGTVSFVQLLYSVLFAAAFLSVALLLFNKQGDKLIDVV